In Nitrospirae bacterium YQR-1, one genomic interval encodes:
- a CDS encoding response regulator has translation MTTNNELLKTLTVLYVEDEASIRAMVSRFLKRRVAVVYEASNGREGLDIYTSNKTEIDIVITDIQMPVMDGMTMIEEI, from the coding sequence ATGACAACGAATAATGAATTACTAAAAACATTAACAGTTCTGTACGTAGAGGATGAGGCATCAATAAGAGCAATGGTATCACGTTTTCTAAAAAGGAGGGTTGCTGTCGTTTATGAGGCTTCTAATGGTAGAGAGGGTTTGGATATCTACACGTCAAACAAAACGGAAATAGATATAGTGATAACCGATATCCAGATGCCGGTTATGGATGGGATGACAATGATAGAAGAGATAT